The following are encoded together in the Candidatus Neomarinimicrobiota bacterium genome:
- a CDS encoding VCBS repeat-containing protein, whose translation MTDRISNLMSTVRAVASLLCVISFLPASDAGVVITLSATYDFDGDGFSEFLSLERGDSSDRFASSAAYYEIDEMGSHIELWRFTSVSRIMDADVSDLDGDGNPEIIVTTRAGVLGAKKGGSAWLHIFRWSSVDFSPNPKVAWSGSENMDIHRPSNISVIDLNNDGRDEVAVALNSPERRIILLSLDSVGGTSKFAAPKLLTSGTLSSGFGQIYVSTVDHNGDGFSDLMAISQESSSMKVQIFENEGGDLAEGPSFEEDLGATTVSQPGLFGGGITALDIDQDSSEEVLLPLRSGETLTLAVREGELAISTIEPETAALFRFDESELSPEAINDILLERAERGVHGMKIKELRLEAKDTSSGTTPEEVSPTSPGEKVQKVQLTSVDAADTQAGNQQEAADEAPSDEFVSPGQRMQQVQLTAMKTVPGSTTEEGGASSESASAEPDRESPLVEEEIINETATGPARVKKVALTSVDKTEVSGEEVVAAETEAVETVPEDVNEETAGIRSRGRVKKLELTSVAPSDVAETTVIDVPPGVTISDTLFVGQLFTHSLETGGRTMQAFKPEELPPGATFDDKNRAVVWTPGIGDIGLHRIAYQVEYAVQGQRPNIEEQRGTGVQVVTQSKGDSVELFFIVLNPR comes from the coding sequence ATGACTGACAGAATCAGCAATCTCATGTCAACTGTCCGTGCTGTTGCGTCGCTTCTATGCGTCATATCCTTTCTCCCGGCAAGCGACGCCGGGGTTGTCATAACGCTAAGCGCTACCTACGACTTCGACGGCGACGGGTTCAGTGAATTCCTCAGCCTTGAAAGGGGGGATTCTTCAGACCGCTTCGCATCTTCAGCTGCTTACTACGAAATCGATGAGATGGGGTCACATATTGAGCTTTGGCGCTTCACTTCAGTCTCTCGCATCATGGATGCTGATGTCTCTGACTTGGACGGAGACGGAAATCCTGAAATTATCGTTACCACCAGAGCAGGAGTGCTCGGGGCAAAAAAGGGGGGGAGCGCATGGCTTCACATTTTCAGATGGAGCAGTGTCGACTTTTCTCCAAACCCAAAGGTCGCTTGGAGCGGTAGCGAAAATATGGACATTCATCGTCCTTCGAATATCTCCGTTATCGATCTTAATAATGACGGCAGAGATGAGGTTGCGGTGGCGTTAAACAGCCCAGAACGGAGAATCATCCTTCTATCGCTGGACAGTGTCGGGGGAACAAGCAAATTCGCAGCCCCCAAACTGCTTACTTCAGGGACCCTTTCATCAGGATTCGGTCAGATTTATGTCTCAACAGTAGATCACAACGGTGACGGATTCTCCGATCTTATGGCTATCAGCCAAGAGTCTTCTTCAATGAAGGTTCAAATCTTTGAGAATGAGGGCGGTGATCTGGCAGAAGGGCCGTCATTTGAGGAAGACCTTGGAGCGACGACTGTTAGCCAACCCGGCCTGTTTGGCGGCGGTATTACGGCCCTAGATATTGATCAGGACAGCAGTGAAGAAGTTCTTCTTCCTTTACGCTCGGGAGAGACTCTAACATTAGCCGTGCGTGAAGGGGAGCTGGCCATTAGCACCATAGAACCGGAGACAGCTGCCCTCTTCAGGTTTGACGAATCAGAGCTTTCTCCTGAAGCTATCAACGATATCTTGCTTGAGAGGGCCGAGCGGGGTGTCCACGGAATGAAGATTAAAGAACTGAGACTCGAGGCAAAAGATACTTCTTCCGGTACAACACCGGAGGAAGTTTCCCCTACCTCACCGGGGGAAAAAGTGCAGAAGGTTCAACTGACTTCTGTTGATGCGGCAGACACTCAGGCGGGAAATCAACAGGAAGCAGCTGATGAAGCACCCTCAGATGAGTTCGTTTCTCCGGGTCAGCGTATGCAACAGGTACAACTAACGGCTATGAAAACAGTCCCGGGATCGACCACGGAAGAAGGCGGTGCTTCATCAGAATCTGCATCCGCTGAACCGGATAGAGAGTCTCCGCTCGTTGAGGAGGAGATCATTAACGAAACAGCAACAGGGCCGGCAAGAGTTAAAAAAGTGGCGCTAACATCTGTGGATAAGACGGAGGTCAGTGGCGAAGAGGTCGTTGCGGCTGAAACAGAAGCGGTGGAAACTGTTCCAGAAGATGTGAACGAGGAGACAGCAGGTATTCGCTCCCGCGGTCGCGTGAAGAAACTGGAGCTGACTTCTGTTGCCCCATCAGATGTGGCTGAGACAACAGTGATCGATGTACCTCCCGGCGTTACAATATCAGATACGTTGTTTGTCGGTCAACTATTTACTCACTCTCTCGAAACGGGCGGCAGAACCATGCAAGCTTTCAAGCCAGAGGAGCTTCCTCCAGGGGCTACATTTGATGACAAAAACCGTGCTGTGGTCTGGACGCCTGGCATAGGTGATATTGGTCTCCACCGTATCGCGTACCAGGTCGAATATGCTGTGCAGGGACAACGTCCTAACATTGAAGAACAGAGAGGAACAGGGGTTCAGGTTGTTACTCAGAGTAAGGGTGATAGTGTGGAACTTTTCTTTATCGTTTTGAATCCGAGATAA
- the lpxK gene encoding tetraacyldisaccharide 4'-kinase: MKQLSGRSRYLLFPLALFYWGVQFWRNIFYAVGFFLTNRLPIPVISVGNLSVGGTGKTPMVIYLALKLEAMGKKVTIISRGYKRKTTGTLVVSDGDQMLTTWEEAGDEPYLMAKRVTSVPVVVDEVRYRGGLHAVQRFNPSVILLDDAFQHRQLERDLDIVLLNSQDTPADYKLLPYGKLREPWFHLRRANIVFWTKVNLSSESSRRSPHPEVRSKVSQAKVPVFRSKMAAAFLRDSAGNSVPLTQIKGRKAYLFCGIGDPESFRSLLQKAGADIVGFRVFEDHHHYIKVELGGIVEDAAALGAEMIITTEKDSFKTEHFLTEEDSVYSLRINFVPSTEGERALVEMLGRLW, from the coding sequence ATGAAGCAGTTGAGCGGAAGAAGTAGATATCTTCTTTTTCCGTTGGCACTGTTCTACTGGGGAGTCCAGTTCTGGCGTAACATCTTCTATGCCGTCGGATTCTTCCTGACGAACCGACTTCCCATCCCGGTAATCAGCGTAGGGAATCTCTCCGTTGGGGGCACGGGGAAAACACCGATGGTAATATATCTGGCGCTGAAACTAGAAGCCATGGGGAAGAAGGTGACAATCATTAGCCGCGGCTATAAGAGAAAGACTACAGGAACGCTTGTTGTGTCAGATGGAGATCAGATGTTGACTACATGGGAAGAAGCCGGGGATGAGCCGTACCTCATGGCAAAGCGCGTTACGAGCGTTCCTGTGGTAGTGGATGAGGTACGCTACCGCGGCGGCCTACACGCCGTGCAGCGATTCAATCCTAGTGTGATCCTCTTGGATGACGCCTTCCAGCACCGGCAGCTTGAGCGGGATCTTGACATTGTGCTGTTAAACAGCCAAGACACACCGGCGGATTACAAGCTGCTCCCCTACGGCAAACTGAGAGAGCCGTGGTTTCACCTGCGCCGGGCTAATATTGTCTTCTGGACCAAGGTGAATCTGTCGTCTGAATCATCCCGCCGCTCGCCCCATCCTGAAGTCAGAAGCAAGGTGTCGCAGGCGAAGGTACCCGTGTTCAGAAGTAAAATGGCGGCTGCCTTCTTGCGTGATTCAGCCGGAAACAGTGTGCCCTTAACGCAGATCAAAGGAAGAAAGGCGTATCTCTTCTGCGGCATAGGCGACCCGGAATCTTTTCGCTCACTGCTACAAAAGGCCGGCGCTGACATTGTCGGCTTCAGGGTATTTGAGGACCACCATCATTACATAAAAGTGGAACTGGGGGGGATCGTTGAAGACGCTGCGGCCCTCGGAGCTGAGATGATCATTACCACTGAAAAGGACAGTTTTAAGACAGAACACTTCTTGACGGAAGAGGATAGTGTCTATTCGCTCCGGATCAATTTTGTTCCGTCAACGGAGGGGGAGAGGGCGCTGGTGGAGATGTTAGGGCGGCTCTGGTAA
- a CDS encoding DUF374 domain-containing protein, giving the protein MKKRLNFIAGVVFGKHFLNLVFGLSKRVSVNCDVLDVLLRKEKAVIVCCWHGRLLFPFYDLKKRNPVGLAGLHEDAEIITRIGEKMGWKMIRGSSSERGSSAFRKMVKMIRREKPLMFITPDGPKGPTRRAKDGAIRIAMATGAVLLPASGQCSRKWEAVNWETFVVPKPFGKVCNVYGSPIVVNRDGDITVYREMLEQELDRVERQADEAVERKK; this is encoded by the coding sequence ATGAAAAAGAGACTGAATTTTATTGCCGGGGTAGTTTTTGGCAAACATTTCTTGAATCTCGTTTTCGGACTGAGCAAGAGAGTCAGCGTTAATTGTGATGTGCTTGACGTTCTCTTAAGGAAAGAAAAGGCAGTGATAGTCTGTTGTTGGCACGGGCGGTTGCTATTTCCTTTCTATGATCTAAAGAAGAGGAACCCGGTGGGATTGGCCGGTCTGCATGAAGATGCGGAGATCATCACCCGGATAGGAGAAAAGATGGGTTGGAAAATGATCAGAGGATCGAGTTCAGAGAGAGGGAGTTCGGCCTTTAGAAAGATGGTGAAAATGATAAGGCGTGAAAAGCCGCTGATGTTTATAACACCTGATGGTCCTAAGGGACCGACCAGAAGAGCGAAGGACGGTGCTATAAGAATAGCCATGGCAACTGGTGCCGTTCTGTTGCCGGCTTCCGGCCAGTGTAGCCGAAAATGGGAAGCTGTTAACTGGGAGACATTTGTTGTGCCGAAGCCATTTGGGAAGGTGTGTAATGTTTATGGAAGTCCTATCGTTGTGAATAGAGATGGCGATATAACTGTCTACCGCGAAATGTTGGAGCAAGAACTTGATCGAGTGGAGCGTCAGGCCGATGAAGCAGTTGAGCGGAAGAAGTAG
- the lpxB gene encoding lipid-A-disaccharide synthase, which translates to MSKEIVIVAGETSGDEHASGLVREINRLDPELSFFGIGGNGLVREGVALLEHIDTMAVMGFTEVISRYGHLRRVYNRLLEEVEARKPARAILVDYPGFNLRLAKSLCILGVPITYFISPQLWAWREKRVEIIRRCVDQMICIFPFEEAWYKERGVNAIFIGHPLMDSKPPRCSREEFATRHGIDEDEAIICLMPGSRQQEVDRHMPAMVQAVAQIREQRPEVKAVIAKSEIVSIETPPLDGIVVEDEEPILSLVYADLALIASGTATVEAALYGIPSVVIYRLSPLSWAISRKVANTSYVAMPNLIAGREVFPELLQGDATAERISHHLTKLLDSAEKQETIKEELREVRREMGRPGALGRGASVIVDQMWD; encoded by the coding sequence ATGAGCAAAGAAATAGTTATCGTAGCCGGTGAAACATCTGGGGACGAACACGCCTCCGGACTGGTACGGGAAATAAATCGTCTTGACCCCGAGCTGTCATTTTTTGGTATTGGCGGTAACGGGCTGGTCAGGGAAGGTGTAGCGCTACTTGAACATATCGATACCATGGCCGTCATGGGCTTTACAGAGGTTATAAGCCGCTACGGCCATCTTCGCCGGGTTTATAACAGATTGTTGGAGGAAGTTGAGGCCAGAAAACCCGCCCGGGCAATACTTGTAGACTATCCCGGTTTCAATTTGAGACTGGCAAAGTCACTTTGCATATTGGGAGTACCGATTACATACTTCATTTCGCCCCAGCTGTGGGCCTGGCGCGAGAAGCGGGTGGAAATCATTCGGCGGTGTGTGGATCAGATGATATGTATTTTCCCCTTTGAAGAAGCGTGGTACAAGGAGCGAGGCGTGAACGCCATTTTCATCGGGCATCCGCTCATGGACAGCAAGCCCCCAAGATGTTCGAGAGAGGAGTTTGCGACACGGCACGGTATTGACGAGGATGAAGCCATTATCTGCCTCATGCCGGGAAGCAGACAGCAGGAAGTAGATCGCCATATGCCGGCGATGGTTCAGGCTGTTGCACAGATACGTGAACAACGTCCTGAAGTGAAAGCTGTTATTGCTAAAAGTGAGATTGTGTCAATAGAGACCCCGCCGCTGGATGGTATCGTGGTCGAGGATGAAGAGCCTATTCTTTCGCTGGTTTACGCCGATCTTGCCCTTATCGCGTCAGGGACCGCCACAGTTGAAGCAGCGCTGTACGGCATCCCGTCGGTAGTAATCTACAGGCTATCGCCGCTAAGTTGGGCGATCAGCCGCAAAGTCGCCAACACATCTTATGTGGCTATGCCGAATCTCATTGCGGGAAGAGAAGTCTTCCCCGAACTGCTTCAGGGCGACGCAACGGCAGAAAGAATATCACATCATCTAACTAAACTCTTAGATTCAGCAGAAAAACAAGAGACGATAAAAGAAGAGCTAAGAGAGGTTCGGCGAGAGATGGGCCGCCCGGGCGCACTGGGCAGAGGAGCCAGTGTCATCGTAGACCAGATGTGGGACTGA
- a CDS encoding isoprenylcysteine carboxylmethyltransferase family protein: MDLRQFLFRNRSYTPIPLALAILFFARHDERLFLTGLAVIVLGEMIRMSGVRYAGGATRTRKVGAKVLCTAGPFAHQRNPLYLGNIIIYAGVAVASGAENMGLLLLVTVVFFSLQYGFIINIEEETLRGLFGRQYEDYAKAVPRLFPRVTPWAGRTKTTPLTWKQTVRTERRTLQTLAVFLVFLVARIYLMN, encoded by the coding sequence ATGGACCTGCGCCAATTCCTGTTCCGTAACCGCAGTTATACACCAATTCCACTGGCTCTGGCGATTCTCTTCTTTGCCCGGCACGATGAACGCTTGTTTCTAACTGGCCTTGCAGTGATTGTCCTTGGAGAGATGATACGGATGAGCGGTGTCCGTTATGCTGGCGGCGCCACGCGAACCAGAAAGGTAGGGGCCAAAGTACTATGCACAGCGGGACCCTTTGCGCATCAGCGCAATCCATTGTACCTCGGAAACATCATCATCTACGCTGGAGTCGCTGTTGCCAGCGGAGCTGAGAATATGGGATTACTGCTTCTTGTCACTGTGGTATTCTTCTCATTGCAGTATGGTTTTATCATTAATATTGAGGAAGAGACACTTCGCGGTCTGTTCGGAAGACAATATGAAGACTACGCCAAAGCGGTACCGAGGCTGTTCCCAAGAGTAACGCCGTGGGCCGGCCGAACAAAGACAACGCCTCTGACATGGAAACAGACAGTCAGAACCGAACGGCGGACGTTGCAGACGCTCGCTGTCTTTTTGGTCTTTCTTGTGGCGCGAATCTATCTCATGAATTAG
- a CDS encoding Gfo/Idh/MocA family oxidoreductase, protein MKTVSVGVVGVGHLGSRHLKHLLDLPAVDCAGFYDIDPERSHQIEELFGAKAHTSLAALIDVCDALSIVVPTTDHFAVAKECMESGKSVFIEKPMCKTLAEANKLIKLGEEKNAVIQVGHVERLNPAILAIEELALKPKYIETHRLAPYNVRGTEVPVVLDLMIHDLDVILSLVDSPVESIGASGVSIMTSSVDIANARLRFENGCVANITSSRIAKDFVRKLRLFQQDMYVTIDFFLGLTEVYRVLEAGVRDPNAVFTAPLKGKNRERQIVYEKPQVEKIDALKLELENFVVSLAREQSPIVSGEEAREALRIALEIQEKIEQDIH, encoded by the coding sequence ATGAAAACGGTAAGCGTCGGCGTAGTGGGAGTGGGTCATTTAGGAAGCAGGCACCTTAAGCACCTGCTAGACCTTCCAGCGGTGGATTGTGCCGGATTCTATGACATTGACCCCGAGCGCTCCCATCAGATAGAAGAACTGTTCGGAGCCAAAGCCCACACCTCGCTGGCAGCACTCATAGACGTCTGTGACGCACTGTCTATTGTAGTTCCGACCACAGACCACTTTGCGGTGGCAAAGGAGTGCATGGAGTCCGGTAAGAGCGTGTTTATCGAAAAACCGATGTGCAAGACGCTGGCGGAAGCCAATAAACTGATCAAGCTCGGCGAAGAGAAAAACGCTGTGATTCAGGTGGGACATGTTGAGAGGCTAAATCCGGCAATTCTCGCAATTGAGGAGCTGGCGCTGAAGCCGAAGTATATTGAGACGCATCGTCTGGCACCGTATAATGTACGCGGCACGGAAGTCCCAGTTGTCTTAGATCTCATGATTCACGATCTGGATGTAATCCTCTCTCTTGTAGATTCTCCCGTTGAGTCTATAGGCGCCTCGGGCGTCTCCATCATGACAAGTTCGGTGGATATTGCTAACGCCCGGCTACGCTTTGAGAACGGATGTGTGGCCAATATTACTTCCAGCAGAATCGCTAAGGATTTCGTGCGCAAGCTGCGGCTGTTCCAGCAGGACATGTATGTCACCATCGATTTTTTTCTTGGGCTGACAGAAGTGTACCGCGTGCTGGAGGCCGGGGTGAGGGATCCTAATGCAGTATTCACAGCACCTTTGAAAGGCAAGAACAGAGAGCGTCAGATTGTTTATGAGAAACCGCAAGTTGAAAAGATTGACGCCCTGAAGTTGGAGCTGGAAAATTTCGTAGTGTCTCTTGCCAGGGAACAATCCCCCATTGTCTCTGGGGAAGAGGCCCGGGAAGCGCTGAGGATTGCTCTGGAGATCCAGGAAAAGATAGAACAGGATATTCATTAG